One region of Oryza sativa Japonica Group chromosome 5, ASM3414082v1 genomic DNA includes:
- the LOC4338909 gene encoding tubby-like F-box protein 8 produces MSFRSIVRDVRDSFGSLSRRSFEVTLAGLSGLTGHHRGKSQSTVHELCDADLIIQESRWASLPPELLRDVIRRLEASESTWPSRKDVVSCAAVCKAWREMCKEIVLSPEFCGKLTFPLSLKQPGPRDGMIQCFIKRDKSKSTYHLYLCLSTAVLADSGKFLLSAKRHRKTTCTEYVISMDADNISRSSSTYIGKLRSNFLGTKFIIYDTQPSYNGAVIPPVGRSSRRFNSKKVSPKMPSGSYNIAQVTYELNVLGTRGPRRMHCVMHSIPASSVEPGGIVPGQPEQIVPRAFEESFRSTTSFSKSSIMDRSMDFSSSRDFSSARFSDIAGGTINGDEEGQNKERPLVLRNKAPRWHEQLQCWCLNFRGRVTIASVKNFQLIAAPAQPPAGAPTPSQPAPPEQDKIILQFGKVAKDMFTMDYRYPLSAFQAFAICLSSFDTKLACE; encoded by the exons ATGTCGTTTCGCAGCATTGTTCGTGATGTTAGGGATAGTTTTGGTAGCCTGTCGAGGCGAAGCTTTGAGGTCACCCTGGCTGGTCTATCGGGGCTTACCGGCCACCATAGAGGCAAGTCTCAGAGTACGGTTCACGAGCTCTGTGATGCAGATCTCATAATCCAGGAGAGTCGTTGGGCTAGCCTCCCTCCTGAGCTCCTCCGCGATGTGATCCGGAGGCTGGAGGCTAGTGAGAGCACCTGGCCGTCACGCAAGGATGTCGTGTCCTGTGCTGCCGTCTGTAAGGCATGGAGGGAGATGTGTAAAGAGATTGTGCTGAGCCCGGAGTTTTGCGGGAAGCTTACCTTCCCGCTCTCTCTAAAGCAG CCTGGCCCTCGAGATGGAATGATTCAATGTTTCATAAAGCGGGATAAATCTAAATCAACTTATCATCTCTACTTGTGCCTGAGTACTG CTGTACTTGCGGATAGTGGCAAGTTCCTCTTGTCCGCTAAAAGGCACCGCAAAACAACCTGCACAGAATATGTTATCTCAATGGATGCAGACAACATTTCAAGATCAAGCAGCACCTATATTGGAAAACTAAG GTCAAACTTCCTTGGCACAAAATTTATAATCTATGACACACAGCCCTCTTATAATGGGGCTGTAATCCCTCCTGTTGGACGGAGCAGCCGAAGATTCAACTCCAAGAAAGTGTCTCCTAAGATGCCGTCTGGTAGTTATAACATAGCTCAGGTGACATATGAGCTTAATGTTCTTGGCACCAGGGGCCCTAGGCGGATGCACTGTGTCATGCACTCCATACCTGCCTCCTCAGTCGAGCCTGGTGGCATTGTCCCTGGCCAGCCCGAGCAGATTGTTCCCCGAGCTTTCGAGGAGTCATTTCGCAGCACCACCTCCTTTTCTAAGTCATCCATCATGGATCGGTCCATGGATTTCAGTAGTTCCCGTGATTTCAGCAGTGCTCGCTTTTCAGACATTGCTGGAGGCACCATAAATGGTGATGAAGAGGGGCAAAATAAGGAGAGGCCACTAGTGCTTCGCAACAAGGCCCCTAGGTGGCATGAGCAGCTCCAATGCTGGTGCCTTAATTTCCGTGGGCGTGTAACCATTGCGTCGGTAAAGAATTTCCAGTTGATTGCTGCACCAGCACAGCCTCCCGCAGGGGCTCCAACTCCGTCACAACCTGCTCCACCAGAGCAGGACAAGATTATTCTACAGTTTGGTAAGGTAGCAAAAGATATGTTCACAATGGATTACCGCTATCCGCTCTCAGCTTTCCAGGCATTTGCAATATGTTTAAGTAGCTTCGACACAAAACTGGCCTGCGAATGA